The Tardiphaga alba genome includes a window with the following:
- a CDS encoding DUF1330 domain-containing protein — protein MSVEYLNITGLEALDPQSPVVMVNLMRFHPRALDGDGSGWDAYLRYSALTVPMIKARGGTLLWTGDAKAVALGVPDAHRWDYLALVYYPSVAAFLEMMTSADYETRCDPHRRNGCADHLIIATNEAYSKFKPG, from the coding sequence ATGAGCGTCGAATATCTGAACATCACGGGGCTTGAAGCGCTGGATCCGCAGAGCCCCGTGGTGATGGTCAATCTGATGCGGTTTCATCCGCGCGCGCTGGATGGCGACGGCAGCGGCTGGGACGCCTATCTGCGCTACAGCGCGCTCACCGTGCCGATGATCAAGGCGCGCGGCGGCACGTTGCTCTGGACCGGCGACGCCAAAGCCGTCGCGCTCGGCGTGCCCGATGCCCACCGCTGGGACTATCTGGCGCTGGTGTATTATCCCAGCGTGGCTGCGTTTCTGGAGATGATGACATCTGCGGATTACGAGACCCGCTGCGATCCGCACCGCCGCAATGGCTGCGCAGACCACCTGATCATCGCGACCAATGAGGCCTATAGCAAATTCAAGCCGGGGTGA